In Zingiber officinale cultivar Zhangliang chromosome 6A, Zo_v1.1, whole genome shotgun sequence, a single genomic region encodes these proteins:
- the LOC121997010 gene encoding uncharacterized protein LOC121997010: MNGFGESSKPWGGDSSAPSEPAYSKDGSWKDLGTSMSAISFGLAATAILIAMFLVMAIFEHVIKPRASFLRPRSIAQASREVGQPHGHTIAIEKLQNTHTALAVDFPVLMPGQAFPTFIAQPSPLPCQREGMQWPSHDAGLHRSTFL, from the exons ATGAATGGTTTCGGAGAAAGTTCGAAGCCATGGGGCGGAGATTCCTCCGCTCCATCAGAACCAGCTTACAGCAAAGATGGCTCCTGGAAAGATCTGGGAACATCGATGAGCGCGATATCGTTTGGTTTAGCCGCCACCGCGATCTTGATCGCCATGTTCCTCGTCATGGCGATATTTGAGCATGTGATCAAGCCGAGGGCCTCCTTCCTTCGTCCTCGGAGCATCGCACAGGCCTCCCGGGAGGTGGGACAGCCTCACGGCCACACCATCGCCATCGAGAAGCTTCAGAATACCCACACA GCTTTGGCCGTCGACTTCCCTGTTTTGATGCCGGGGCAGGCGTTTCCTACCTTCATTGCTCAACCTTCGCCTCTTCCGTGCCAAAGGGAGGGCATGCAGTGGCCTTCCCACGATGCCGGTTTGCATCGCTCAACCTTCCTATAA